CCGAACGGCTGGAGCTGCATGTACGCGCGCTGGACCTGGCCCTGACCATTGGCGAGCTGAGCGTGAATGACCGGCCGCTGCTGCCGCTGGCCGCTGGCCCCGAACGTCCCGGCGCGGTGGGAACCCGCAAGGCGCGGGGCGGCGTCCAGACCACCCCGGTACACAGCTGACCCACGACCCAGGGGCAACGGTCCCGCTGGCCGGTCCGCCCCGTCAACGCCGACGGGGCGGCGATCCTTGCACCACCCCTGCCCCCGGATGATTAACGCCCCAGTAACGCCATTTCGCCAACACTGCCTTCACCGTGAGGGTTCCGGCGCTCCAGAAAGGTCCGCGCCAGAACCTGAATGAACGGACCGCCTGGTCCGCCGGAGCCGGGGCAAGCCGCTCCGGCACCGCTGTCCCGACACCGTGCCGGGCGCGGCAACACGCAGACCAGAGGGTGGGGCGAACGATGAGAATGGGAATTCCGGTGGATGCCAAAATCTACGTGGCAGGACATGACAGCTTGATCGGCGCCGTGGTGTGCCGAAAATTGGAAGAGTTGGGCTACTGGAACATCATCACCCGCACGGCCGACGACCTCGATCTGCGCAGCCAGGAGGGGGTCCAGGCGTTTTTCGAGCAGGAACTTCCCGACTACGTGTTTCTGGCGACCCTCACCGGCGAGCATGTGCTGGACGGCCTGCTGCGGCCCGCCGAATCGCTGTACAGCAAGGTCATGATCGCCTCGAACATCATTCACGCCTCATACCTGTACGAGGTTCGCAAACTGCTGAGCATCATCGACTGCCAGTTCGATCTGGAAGCCCTGCGCTATGAGGCCGACGATTTCGCCATCCGGGCCTACCAGCAGGAGGGCCGCGACAGCGATCAGCTGATGCGGGCGCTGGTGACGGGACTGTGTGACCGCTACCGCAAGCAGTACAGCTGCGACTTCATCTCGGTGGTGTTTCATCTGGAGGCCGCCCAGGGTGAGGGCGGCGCGGCCCCCGTCCCGCTGCTGAACGGCGTGGGGTTCGGCCAGATGTCGGTCGGCGGGCCGCCGTCCCTGCAGGACAGCGCCGCTGCGTGGCAGCGCGATCAGCTGTACGCCGAGGACCCCGCCCACGCCTGCCTTTTCCTGATGGAGAACTTCTCGGCGACCGGACCGATCACGGTGCGGACCGGTACGCGCGGCGGCAACGTGGCCTGACACCAGGACCGGGCACAGCAAAGCCCCCTGAACCAGACCTGCGGGTCCACGGTCAGGGGGCCTGCCTTTGGGGCAACCCGGCGCTACAAATCCGGCTCGTCGATCAGGTCCGGCTCGGTCACGCTCACGCCGCCCTCACCCACGCGGCGGCGCTTGCGCAGCATGGCGGGTTCCTTGTCCAGGTTGAAGACGAAATGGCGCGGACGGCGCTCGCGCAGCCACGTTTCCAGCGCCACCAGGCGCGGGCGGAAGCGGATAAATTCACGCAGATGCCGGATCGGCACGAAGCGGGCCTCCTGCACGTCGCGGTCCGGATCGCGTGGCTGCAGTTCGCCGCTGACCTCGCGTCCGGTGTAGAAGAACTGCAGGTGGTGGCCCCAGGTCTGCGCCTTGAATTCCACGATAAAGGCCAGGTCACGCAGTTCCACCAC
This genomic interval from Deinococcus aerolatus contains the following:
- a CDS encoding NAD-dependent epimerase/dehydratase family protein; this translates as MRMGIPVDAKIYVAGHDSLIGAVVCRKLEELGYWNIITRTADDLDLRSQEGVQAFFEQELPDYVFLATLTGEHVLDGLLRPAESLYSKVMIASNIIHASYLYEVRKLLSIIDCQFDLEALRYEADDFAIRAYQQEGRDSDQLMRALVTGLCDRYRKQYSCDFISVVFHLEAAQGEGGAAPVPLLNGVGFGQMSVGGPPSLQDSAAAWQRDQLYAEDPAHACLFLMENFSATGPITVRTGTRGGNVA
- a CDS encoding NUDIX domain-containing protein: MTGDSGVKNAAGGRRRRRRRTPGVGTPLKPGQVTNTVAVPVPAAPSKRGQKRPVEGPRIAVGCIVLRGEEILLVRERGRWSLPKGGLEGGELIQDGARRETFEETGLVVELRDLAFIVEFKAQTWGHHLQFFYTGREVSGELQPRDPDRDVQEARFVPIRHLREFIRFRPRLVALETWLRERRPRHFVFNLDKEPAMLRKRRRVGEGGVSVTEPDLIDEPDL